From a single Saccharomyces kudriavzevii IFO 1802 strain IFO1802 genome assembly, chromosome: 15 genomic region:
- the SPR1 gene encoding glucan 1,3-beta-glucosidase (similar to Saccharomyces cerevisiae EXG1 (YLR300W) and SPR1 (YOR190W); ancestral locus Anc_6.99) yields MVSFRGLTAVALCLAKLVTCSPVSAKNKDSIQFIYGERESIYSGVDSQSINDKIHGVNLGGWLVLEPYITPSLFEAFRTNPHNDDGIPVDEYHFCQRLGYEKAKERLHNHWTTFYREEDFARIASQGFNLVRIPVGYWAFTTLSHDPYVTAEQESFLDRAIDWARKYNLKVWIDLHGAAGSQNGFDNSGLRDSYKFLDDEYLSATMKALTYILSKYSTDAYSDTVIGIELLNEPLGPVFDMERLKNFFLKPAYDYLRNKIMSNQIIVIHDAFQPYNYWDGFLNDEKERHGVIIDHHHYQVFSPIELARKMDERIKIACQWGIGALSETHRSVAGEFSAALTDCTKWLNGVGLGARYDGTWAKGNEKSSYIGSCANNENVALWSEERKQNTRKFIEAQLDAFEMTGGWIMWCYKTENSIEWDVEKLIQQSLFPQPITDRKFPNQCR; encoded by the coding sequence ATGGTGTCATTCAGAGGGTTGACCGCAGTTGCCCTGTGCCTCGCAAAATTAGTAACCTGTAGTCCCGTTTCtgctaaaaataaagattcCATACAGTTTATTTACGGAGAAAGGGAAAGTATATATTCCGGCGTCGATAGTCAATCAATTAATGATAAGATTCATGGGGTTAATTTAGGCGGGTGGTTAGTGTTAGAGCCGTATATCACACCATCTTTATTCGAAGCTTTCCGCACGAACCCACATAATGATGACGGTATTCCTGTGGATGAGTACCACTTTTGTCAGAGATTAGGTTACGAAAAAGCGAAAGAACGCCTTCATAACCATTGGACAACATTCTACAGAGAGGAAGATTTCGCGAGGATTGCTTCTCAAGGGTTCAATTTGGTTAGGATTCCCGTCGGGTATTGGGCCTTTACAACTTTGAGCCATGATCCCTATGTTACCGCAGAACAAGAATCCTTTCTGGACCGAGCCATTGATTGGGCAAGAAAATACAACCTAAAAGTATGGATTGATTTGCATGGAGCGGCCGGCTCACAGAACGGCTTTGATAACTCGGGATTGAGAGATTCATATAAGTTTTTGGATGATGAATATTTGAGTGCCACCATGAAAGCCTTGACGTACATTTTAAGCAAATACTCAACTGATGCATACTCGGACACTGTTATTGGAATAGAATTGCTCAACGAGCCGTTGGGGCCAGTTTTTGACATGGaaagattgaaaaatttctttttgaagCCTGCTTATGACTACTTGagaaataagattatgAGTAATCAAATTATTGTCATACATGATGCTTTCCAACCTTACAATTACTGGGATGGTTTTTTGAACGATGAGAAAGAGAGACATGGCGTCATCATtgatcatcatcactatcaAGTGTTCTCCCCCATCGAACtagcaagaaaaatggatgaACGTATTAAAATTGCCTGCCAATGGGGAATCGGTGCCCTTAGTGAAACGCACAGATCTGTAGCTGGCGAATTTTCGGCAGCCCTAACTGATTGTACAAAATGGTTAAATGGCGTTGGCCTTGGTGCGAGATATGATGGAACTTGGGCCAAaggtaatgaaaaatccagTTACATCGGTTCCTGTGCAAACAATGAGAACGTTGCCTTGTGGTCCGAAGAAAGGAAACAGAACACTAGAAAGTTTATCGAGGCCCAATTGGATGCTTTTGAGATGACAGGTGGATGGATTATGTGGTGCTACAAGACAGAGAACAGTATCGAATGGGACGTTGAAAAGTTAATTCAGCAGAGCCTTTTCCCGCAACCCATTACTGAcagaaaatttccaaatcaatGCCGCTGA
- the ULS1 gene encoding translocase ULS1 (similar to Saccharomyces cerevisiae ULS1 (YOR191W); ancestral locus Anc_6.100): protein MAAVPTIDLTLADSDNEDIFFSFSSSTSMDNAEIRKGDMKGRKADEKLVRPDGSAKQPLSHACRAILSKKESSNTSLNEEATTNKIFHRKDSGEYFDEVNQVHSSEEKMMKSFNGDRKVHVINSGKQMTRPSNGHVDSSNKYEQSKMSEEIIHDQVEKENIDVIFSSYFSKDCSSSEDDLKSNNHRNGTLNFQDLKSNSNETRSRGQDCSYVTEENHLENEDADQTKQATAINYHVLPLESSANLKSETENDLKNTITNITDVQRSPMLVSNAKSFGNEAKNGISKAEERMTIRLPGLRSDALLLEPEQSELFKHFGGQPVDTDDVNINNKRKHSGELEDSKVVKKPLSPLKYLDDGAYDSNASGQKNNSIIVLSDGEESAIGIDDFKSNSKASEINIINNHNNDMPEVISLLDLPNVDYDSPVIKELSNSNSTMISESGTQNSGSLTLQNAVKTEQAEKIPHQETNSLETAKKNHQSLLKEMNSKELELRNALNSSKTNSEILRKKLTRREKEVFEAERHWQLLLRSMGRGGRTISSTQQILVDGAQSQLHKLKEKRQLTKAKLDSINMKMYNFSEKWKSFVHSKNIKLQKSLTALERSIRDNEATATVNKRNEYLAEKEKLDQMLKEGTLSFSTYKKLTGEIQQKLNNFKLEDQRKGEAGGTMSIVRQSLAKRDLFIKSIDTAKNLLVNNTSRTEMTKKVLYKHLDNLISYKNFFEGGKSLIDVNRRNIAQESAQILFTNGVKMPIVFETLQDYGIKFSNQALVSPDRRAQYFKSIALARDLISKSDRSEDAKRKITRFLNILEEFRRDIDTGFPPTPLKREGVGKAVVGLRQQGLKMEKLYENLRRYKVPLTSEEILQQSYLFPANANEPLPLNWNTPEGTENANSIGNTMSMQDEFHISNMHAAEDQEQIRALLENVKQSETIIDGEALTPEDMTVNLLKHQRLGLHWLLQVENSAKKGGLLADDMGLGKTIQAIALMLANRSDDHKCKTNLIVAPVSVLRVWKGELETKVRKHAKFNTFIFGGSGNGKVKHWKDLARYDAVLVSYQTLANEFKKHWPKKLDDEQKQLPAVPHIQALNALKTPSEYYSPFYCNDSTFYRILLDEGQNIKNKNTRASKACCTTNGVYRWILSGTPIQNSMDELYSLIRFLRIPPYHKEQRFKLDIGRFFQKNKQYEYDNEDRKNALKKIRVLLNAIMLRRSKADKIDGKPLLELPPKIVEIDESNLKGEELKFYTALESKNQALAKRLLNNSTRGSYSGVLTLLLRLRQACCHSELVVMGEKKAEGTRVANGKSFENDWLRLYLKISHMNEEARTQVITSMNSMTCFWCLEQLEPEAMSVLTGCGHLICDACVEPFIEESSSLPQAKKTRGGALALPCKDCQRLTNEKEIVSHKLYDQVINQGFSTEDLHAEYLNEMERQKLQQKDVYVPDFVNLEPSTKIEQCIEVIQTVFDDSPTEKIIIFSQFTTFFEILEHFLRSRLNIPYLKYIGSMNAQRRSDVINEFYRDPEKRVLLISMKAGNSGLTLTCANHVIIVDPFWNPYVEEQAQDRCYRISQTKKVQVHKLFIKDSVEDRISELQKRKKEMVDSAMDPGKIREVNSLGRRELGFLFGLNAL from the coding sequence ATGGCAGCAGTACCCACGATCGACCTTACACTAGCCGACTCAGATAATGAagacatatttttttctttttcctcttctacAAGTATGGATAATGCAGAAATTAGGAAAGGAGACATGAAAGGAAGAAAGGCCGATGAGAAACTTGTTAGGCCTGATGGCAGTGCAAAGCAACCCCTCTCACATGCTTGCAGGGCGATTTTATCGAAAAAAGAGAGCTCCAATACATCTTTGAACGAAGAGGCAACCACgaacaaaattttccatAGAAAGGACAGTGGAGAATATTTCGACGAAGTAAATCAAGTCCATAGTTCggaggaaaaaatgatgaagtcATTCAATGGCGACAGAAAAGTGCATGTGATTAATTCAGGTAAGCAAATGACAAGGCCCTCCAACGGTCACGTAGACTCATCAAATAAATATGAGCAAAGTAAAATGAGCGAGGAAATAATTCATGATCaagtggaaaaagaaaatatcgatgtcattttttcctcataCTTTTCCAAGGACTGTAGCAGCAGCGAAGATGACTTAAAATCGAATAATCATCGGAATGGCACTCTCAATTTTCAGGACCTGAAGTCAAACTCAAACGAGACACGCTCAAGAGGGCAGGATTGTAGCTATGTGACAGAGGAGAACCATTTGGAAAACGAGGACGCGGATCAGACAAAACAAGCCACAGCTATAAATTATCATGTCCTTCCACTTGAATCTAGTGCTAATCTGAAATCCGAAACTGAGAAtgacttgaaaaatactatAACAAATATTACCGACGTGCAGCGGTCACCAATGTTAGTTTCCAACGCAAAATCTTTCGGAAACGAGGCTAAAAACGGAATAAGCAAAGCGGAGGAAAGGATGACCATCCGACTCCCAGGACTTCGGAGCGATGCTCTCTTACTTGAGCCAGAACAAAGCGAACTATTCAAACATTTTGGTGGACAACCTGTCGACACGGATGATGTTAAcatcaataataaaagaaagcacAGTGGTGAATTAGAAGATAGTAAGGTAGTTAAGAAACCTTTATCGCCTTTGAAGTACTTAGATGACGGCGCGTATGATTCCAATGCTTCtggacaaaaaaataactcGATTATAGTTCTCTCAGATGGGGAAGAATCTGCTATCGGTATAGACGATTTCAAAAGTAACTCAAAAGCTTCTGAAATAAATATAATCAACAATCATAACAATGATATGCCAGAAGTTATATCTTTACTAGACCTCCCAAACGTTGATTATGACAGCCCAGTTATAAAAGAACTTAGTAATAGCAATTCAACAATGATATCAGAAAGCGGCACACAAAACTCAGGTTCACTAACTCTTCAAAATGCTGTCAAGACGGAGCAAGCCGAGAAGATTCCCCACCAAGAGACCAATTCACTTGAGACTGCtaagaaaaatcatcaaagttTACTAAAGGAGATGAATTCGAAAGAATTAGAACTGCGCAATGCTCTCAATTCTTCTAAAACAAACTCAGAAATcctaagaaaaaaactaacaagaagagaaaaggagGTTTTTGAAGCTGAGAGGCATTGGCAACTATTATTAAGGTCAATGGGTAGAGGCGGTAGAACTATCAGCTCAACCCAACAGATTCTAGTCGATGGAGCTCAAAGCCAATTGCATAAgctaaaggaaaaaaggcAACTAACTAAGGCAAAACTGGATTCAATTAACATGAAGATGTATAACTTCAGCGAAAAATGGAAGTCTTTTGTCCACTCAAAAAACATAAAACTACAAAAATCGTTGACCGCACTTGAGCGGTCAATCAGGGACAACGAAGCCACTGCGACtgtaaataaaagaaacgaaTATTTGGCtgaaaaggagaaattaGATCAGATGTTGAAAGAAGGGACACTTAGCTTTAGTActtacaaaaaattgacgGGGGAAATCCAGCAGAAGCTAAACAATTTTAAATTGGAAGACCAACGTAAGGGAGAAGCTGGTGGCACTATGTCAATAGTACGACAGTCCCTGGCAAAAAGAGATTTGTTTATAAAATCCATCGATACTGCAAAAAATCTACTGGTAAACAATACATCAAGAACAGAAATGACGAAAAAAGTTCTCTATAAACATCTGGACAATTTAATCTCATATAAGAATTTCTTCGAAGGGGGGAAATCCTTGATAGACGTaaacagaagaaatatcGCACAGGAGTCGGCTCAAATATTGTTTACCAATGGTGTAAAAATGCCcattgtttttgaaactttacAGGATTACGgcatcaaattttccaacCAGGCCCTTGTCAGCCCTGATAGAAGAGCtcaatatttcaaaagcaTTGCACTTGCCCGCGATCTCATTTCGAAGTCTGATAGATCGGAGGACGCCAAACGAAAGATCACTcgatttttgaatatcctAGAAGAATTTCGAAGGGATATCGACACTGGATTTCCACCAACGCCCTTAAAGAGAGAAGGTGTTGGGAAAGCTGTAGTTGGGTTGAGACAGCAAGGACttaaaatggaaaaattgtatGAAAACTTGAGAAGATATAAGGTTCCTCTAACAAGTGAAGAGATCCTACAGCAGAGCTACTTATTTCCAGCAAACGCGAACGAACCACTTCCCTTAAACTGGAACACCCCAGAAGGTACAGAGAATGCTAATTCTATAGGTAATACTATGTCAATGCAAGATGAATTTCATATTTCTAATATGCATGCGGCTGAAGATCAAGAACAGATAAGGGCTCTTTTGGAAAACGTTAAACAGTCAGAAACTATTATTGATGGCGAAGCACTTACTCCAGAAGACATGACCGTGAACTTATTAAAGCATCAAAGGTTAGGTTTACATTGGTTGTTACAAGTTGAAAACTCCGCAAAAAAAGGTGGTCTACTTGCCGACGATATGGGACTGGGTAAAACTATTCAAGCTATTGCATTAATGCTGGCAAATCGATCAGATGATCATAAATGTAAAACTAATCTGATTGTTGCACCAGTTTCTGTTCTAAGGGTTTGGAAAGGTGAGCTAGAAACGAAAGTAAGAAAGCACGCGAAGTTTAATACGTTCATTTTTGGAGGATCTGGTAATGGGAAAGTAAAGCATTGGAAAGATTTGGCTAGATATGATGCCGTCTTGGTATCTTATCAGACCTTAGCAAACGAATTTAAGAAGCattggccaaaaaaattggatgatgaacaaaaacaaCTGCCGGCCGTGCCTCATATTCAAGCTTTAAATGCATTAAAGACTCCAAGTGAGTACTATTCTCCATTTTACTGTAATGATTCAACATTTTACAGAATTTTATTGGACGAGGgtcaaaatatcaaaaacaaaaacacaAGGGCCTCTAAGGCATGCTGCACTACAAATGGTGTATATAGATGGATTCTATCTGGTACACCGATTCAAAATAGCATGGATGAGCTTTACTCTTTGATACGATTTTTAAGAATCCCACCTTACCACAAGGAACAACGGTTCAAGTTAGATATTGGGAGatttttccagaaaaacAAGCAATATGAATATGACAATGAGGATAGGAAAAatgcattgaaaaagattaGAGTTTTATTGAATGCCATCATGCTTCGTCGGTCTAAAGCCGATAAAATCGACGGCAAACCGTTGCTGGAGCTTCCACCCAAAATCGTAGAGATAGACGAATCAAACCTGAAGGGAGAGGAGTTAAAATTTTACACAGCTttagaatcaaaaaatcaagcaCTAGCCAAAAGACTGCTCAATAATTCCACTAGGGGTAGTTATTCCGGCGTTCTCACATTGCTACTTCGCCTGAGGCAAGCTTGTTGTCATTCAGAGCTAGTTGTCAtgggtgaaaaaaaagcagaagGTACAAGGGTAGCAAATGGGAAaagctttgaaaatgacTGGCTCAGACTTTACTTGAAAATTAGTCATATGAATGAGGAAGCGCGGACCCAAGTAATTACTTCAATGAATTCTATGACTTGTTTCTGGTGTTTGGAACAATTAGAACCAGAAGCAATGTCCGTTTTGACAGGGTGCGGCCATTTAATTTGCGATGCATGTGTCGAACCCTTTATTGAAGAGTCCTCTTCTTTGCCTCAGGCCAAGAAAACTAGAGGTGGGGCTTTGGCTCTTCCATGCAAGGATTGTCAGCGTTTAACAAACGAAAAAGAGATAGTTTCGCACAAACTGTATGATCAGGTAATAAATCAGGGATTCAGTACGGAAGATTTACACGCAGAATACCTCAATGAAATGGAGAGACAAAAATTACAACAAAAAGATGTTTACGTGCCAGATTTTGTGAACTTGGAACCATCAACAAAAATAGAACAGTGTATAGAGGTTATCCAAACGGTATTTGATGACTCtccaactgaaaaaatcattattttctcCCAGTTTACAACgttctttgaaattcttgaacATTTCCTGAGAAGTAGATTGAATATTCCTTACTTGAAATACATTGGATCT
- the IES4 gene encoding Ies4p (similar to Saccharomyces cerevisiae IES4 (YOR189W); ancestral locus Anc_6.98) yields MSQESSVSSESQEQPGNNPKIEDADAASAHPRDNSKPVLPWDHENKAIGIKSFSGYKVDFTGWIRRDMKQQRQRQAESNASGMKELENKCTGKKEPKERESEGKELEEEREDGPEL; encoded by the coding sequence ATGTCCCAAGAAAGTAGCGTTTCATCAGAGTCTCAGGAACAACCTGGTAATAATCCTAAAATAGAGGACGCAGACGCTGCCTCTGCTCACCCTAGAGATAATAGCAAACCCGTACTACCGTGGGATCATGAAAACAAAGCAATAGGAATCAAGAGCTTTAGTGGTTACAAAGTCGATTTCACTGGTTGGATAAGAAGAGACATGAAGCAACAACGACAAAGGCAGGCTGAATCTAATGCATCCGGCATGAAAGAATTAGAGAACAAATGCacaggaaagaaagaaccaAAGGAGAGAGAGTCTGAGGGCAAGGAGCTTGAAGAGGAGAGGGAGGACGGGCCAGAACTATAA